From Pseudoalteromonas viridis, the proteins below share one genomic window:
- the cysB gene encoding HTH-type transcriptional regulator CysB — protein MKLQQLKYIVEVLNHNLNVSATAESLYTSQPGISKQVRMLEDELGVQIFGRSGKHLTHVTSAGNEIINIAREILSKVEGIKAVANEHTLPDQGKLNIATTHTQARYALPSVIQGFMQKYPAVSLHMHQGTPQQISDAAARGDADFAIATEALHLYGDLIMLPCYHWNRSIVVTKDHPLAKKGSNITVQDVAKYPLITYVFGFTGRSELDKAFNAHGLSPHIVFTATDADVIKTYVRLGLGVGVLATMAVDEVTDKDLVCIDASHLFEASTTKIGFRKGSFLRGYMYDFIERFAPHLTKDLVERASLMRNQEDVDALFENTELPVK, from the coding sequence ATGAAATTACAACAACTGAAATACATAGTTGAAGTTCTGAATCACAACCTCAATGTGTCTGCAACTGCGGAAAGCTTGTATACCTCCCAGCCGGGAATTTCCAAGCAAGTGCGTATGCTGGAAGACGAGCTTGGTGTACAGATCTTTGGCCGCAGTGGTAAACATCTTACGCATGTTACCAGTGCCGGTAATGAAATAATCAATATTGCCCGGGAGATATTGTCCAAGGTAGAGGGCATTAAAGCCGTTGCCAATGAACATACGCTGCCCGATCAGGGTAAGCTCAATATCGCGACCACACATACGCAGGCGCGCTATGCACTGCCAAGTGTGATCCAGGGGTTTATGCAAAAGTATCCCGCCGTGTCCTTGCACATGCATCAGGGCACACCGCAACAGATCTCAGATGCCGCAGCCAGGGGCGATGCAGACTTCGCCATCGCAACCGAGGCGCTACATTTGTACGGTGATCTGATAATGCTGCCTTGTTATCACTGGAATCGCAGTATTGTGGTTACAAAAGATCACCCGCTGGCCAAAAAAGGCAGCAATATCACAGTACAGGATGTAGCAAAATATCCTTTGATCACCTATGTGTTCGGCTTCACCGGGCGCTCAGAGCTGGATAAAGCCTTTAATGCACACGGCTTATCACCACATATTGTTTTTACAGCAACCGATGCGGATGTGATTAAAACCTATGTGCGATTAGGACTCGGTGTGGGTGTGCTGGCAACTATGGCTGTAGACGAAGTAACAGACAAAGATCTGGTGTGTATTGATGCTAGTCATTTGTTTGAGGCCAGTACCACTAAGATAGGATTCAGAAAGGGCAGCTTCCTGCGTGGCTATATGTATGACTTTATAGAGCGTTTTGCTCCTCATCTGACGAAAGATCTGGTCGAGCGGGCGAGCCTGATGCGCAACCAGGAAGACGTTGATGCATTGTTTGAAAATACAGAGCTACCCGTCAAGTGA
- a CDS encoding SulA-like leucine-rich domain-containing protein, which produces MLHTQVQNISSHKTHSADKRYQLVHTEDDIVSSLELLKILYRCNSLHRWTLLIAPDNIPSKALLDTSSIDSSKLLVLRQRHLINLEYVINSALCKGNFAAVITWTDIVSEQQLARFKLVDSDTELFCFTRTSGHEVSDVAH; this is translated from the coding sequence ATGTTACATACTCAAGTGCAAAATATTTCTTCACACAAAACCCACTCTGCCGATAAACGCTATCAGCTGGTGCATACAGAAGATGACATAGTCAGCAGTTTAGAACTGCTTAAGATCCTGTACCGGTGTAACTCACTACACAGATGGACACTACTCATTGCACCAGACAATATTCCCAGCAAGGCACTACTGGATACCAGCTCAATTGACAGTAGTAAGTTGCTGGTACTGCGCCAGAGACATTTGATAAACTTGGAGTATGTTATTAACAGCGCTTTATGCAAAGGCAACTTTGCAGCGGTGATCACCTGGACGGACATTGTATCGGAGCAACAGCTTGCCCGGTTTAAGCTGGTAGACAGTGATACTGAGTTGTTTTGCTTTACTCGCACCTCCGGCCATGAAGTATCTGACGTTGCGCATTAA
- a CDS encoding class I SAM-dependent methyltransferase, with product MSCALYLQPGREKSLKRKHPWIFSKAIKKVKGKPALGDTVTIYSHDGQYLATAAYSPDSQIRARIWSFDQSEQIDQSFFERKLSRALAAREQVIEEGQLTGFRLCAAESDGLPGITIDKFDNYLVCQLLSAGAERHKGEIVQALRSLFPECNIYERSDVDVRKKEGLEKTSGVLWGDEPEAPVVIMENGLKIEVDIKSGHKTGFYLDQRDSRAALERFSKGKSVLNCFCYTGTFGLYALRGECDEVINVDVSQPALDTAKRNVEHNELDLSRAQFVKQDVFKLLRQYREEGRQFDTIVMDPPKFAESKAQLNGACRGYKDINMLAMQLLKPGGTLLTFSCSGLMEQNLFQKVVADAALDAGKDLLIMERLNQAADHPIAGCYPEGFYLKGLICKVY from the coding sequence ATGTCTTGCGCGCTGTATTTACAACCTGGCCGTGAAAAATCTTTAAAAAGAAAACACCCCTGGATCTTTTCTAAAGCAATAAAAAAAGTCAAAGGCAAACCTGCTCTTGGCGATACCGTGACCATTTATAGTCACGACGGTCAATACCTGGCCACAGCCGCATACAGCCCTGACTCTCAGATCCGGGCCCGGATCTGGAGCTTTGATCAATCTGAGCAAATCGATCAGTCGTTTTTCGAAAGAAAACTGTCACGAGCACTTGCCGCGCGCGAGCAAGTTATCGAAGAAGGTCAGTTAACCGGTTTCAGGCTCTGTGCTGCTGAATCGGATGGTCTGCCGGGCATTACCATAGATAAGTTTGATAACTATCTGGTCTGTCAGTTGCTTAGCGCTGGTGCAGAGCGGCACAAAGGTGAAATCGTACAAGCGCTCAGAAGCCTATTCCCCGAGTGCAATATTTACGAGCGCTCTGACGTCGATGTACGTAAAAAAGAAGGGCTGGAGAAAACCTCAGGCGTTTTATGGGGAGACGAGCCAGAGGCGCCCGTTGTGATCATGGAAAACGGCCTGAAAATTGAAGTCGATATCAAATCCGGCCACAAAACCGGCTTTTATCTGGACCAAAGAGATAGCCGTGCAGCGCTGGAGCGCTTCTCTAAAGGCAAATCCGTACTTAACTGCTTCTGCTACACAGGTACGTTTGGCCTGTATGCGCTTCGTGGTGAGTGTGACGAAGTCATCAATGTCGATGTCTCGCAGCCGGCGCTGGATACTGCCAAACGCAATGTAGAGCACAATGAGTTAGACCTGTCTCGTGCCCAGTTTGTTAAGCAGGATGTGTTTAAACTGCTCAGACAATACCGTGAGGAAGGCCGTCAGTTTGACACAATTGTGATGGATCCCCCCAAATTTGCCGAGAGTAAAGCCCAGCTCAACGGCGCCTGCCGTGGCTATAAAGACATCAATATGCTGGCCATGCAGTTGCTTAAACCGGGCGGCACGCTTTTGACCTTCTCGTGCTCAGGCTTGATGGAGCAAAACCTGTTCCAAAAAGTGGTCGCCGATGCGGCGCTGGATGCTGGTAAAGATCTATTAATTATGGAACGCCTGAATCAGGCGGCTGATCACCCTATTGCGGGCTGTTACCCGGAAGGGTTTTATCTTAAAGGCCTGATCTGCAAAGTATATTAA
- a CDS encoding NCS2 family permease gives MLEKLFSLRAQQSTVKTEFIAGLTTFVTMVYIVFVNPAMLAEAGIDHGAAFVATCLAAAIGCFIMGLWANYPLALAPGMGLNAFFTYGVVLGMGHTWQSALGAVFLSGCLFLLLSIFKVREWVIQAIPLVLKQAIATGIGAFLALIALKNAQIIVASPATFVQLGDITSPGPLLAILSFFVIAALMYRDMKSGVLVSILLVTVLAWALGLVEYTGIVSAPPSIAPTLAQLDIASALEISMLSVVFAFLFVDLFDTSGTLVAVTQKAGIADQQGRMPRLGRALSADSSATIAGSFLGTSTTTSYIESVSGVSVGGRTGLTAVVVGLCFLLMMFFAPLAQMVPAYATAGAILYVAVLMLQNLKLVNWDDMSDAIPVSVVLLMTPLTFSIAHGIALGFISYTAVKLACNKREEISISVWVLTVLFIVKFAIS, from the coding sequence ATGCTGGAAAAATTATTTTCGCTCCGTGCACAGCAGAGCACAGTCAAAACCGAGTTTATTGCCGGTCTGACGACATTTGTCACTATGGTTTACATTGTGTTTGTGAACCCGGCCATGTTGGCTGAAGCGGGTATCGATCATGGTGCTGCGTTTGTCGCTACCTGTTTAGCCGCTGCCATAGGTTGTTTTATCATGGGCCTTTGGGCCAACTACCCACTGGCATTGGCGCCAGGTATGGGACTAAATGCCTTTTTTACCTACGGTGTCGTGCTGGGAATGGGCCATACCTGGCAGAGCGCGCTGGGTGCGGTCTTCTTATCGGGTTGCTTGTTTTTATTGCTGAGTATTTTTAAAGTCAGGGAATGGGTGATCCAGGCCATTCCCTTGGTGCTTAAACAAGCGATTGCGACAGGGATCGGCGCCTTTCTGGCCCTGATCGCGCTAAAAAATGCACAGATCATCGTCGCCAGCCCTGCAACATTTGTTCAGCTGGGGGATATCACCAGTCCGGGTCCATTACTGGCTATTCTGAGCTTTTTTGTGATTGCGGCATTAATGTATCGTGACATGAAAAGCGGGGTGCTGGTTAGTATTTTGCTGGTTACTGTACTCGCCTGGGCTCTGGGGTTAGTTGAATACACAGGCATTGTGTCGGCACCGCCAAGCATTGCCCCCACTCTTGCCCAACTGGATATTGCCAGCGCACTAGAAATTTCGATGCTGAGTGTGGTGTTTGCCTTTTTATTTGTTGATTTATTCGATACCAGCGGTACTTTGGTCGCGGTTACGCAAAAAGCCGGAATTGCAGATCAGCAAGGGCGCATGCCACGCCTTGGCAGAGCACTGTCTGCGGATAGCTCAGCGACCATTGCGGGTTCTTTTCTTGGCACGTCTACCACGACCTCTTATATCGAGTCTGTATCTGGCGTGTCTGTGGGAGGCCGCACAGGCTTGACCGCTGTGGTCGTTGGTTTGTGCTTTTTGTTGATGATGTTTTTTGCACCTTTGGCGCAGATGGTCCCCGCGTATGCCACAGCCGGGGCCATTTTGTATGTAGCAGTACTGATGTTGCAAAATCTCAAGCTGGTCAACTGGGATGATATGAGTGATGCTATCCCGGTGAGCGTTGTGTTACTGATGACACCGTTAACCTTTTCTATTGCCCACGGGATTGCGCTCGGTTTTATATCTTACACGGCGGTTAAGCTTGCCTGTAACAAGCGCGAGGAAATCTCAATCAGCGTGTGGGTGTTGACTGTCCTGTTTATTGTAAAGTTTGCGATCAGCTGA
- a CDS encoding CoA pyrophosphatase, with product MNLQHVISRFSLGGSTLTPVSGQGQESAVLVPLLEVDGEASMLLCKRSSQLRSHPSQLCFPGGKVELQDASVITTALRESQEEIALDPQQVNPVGVLPLHTTLTGFRITPVLAVLDRNASWETQSDEVEHVFTLPLSLLAQQQAWQPVQTQLRGKTVTFNGMMTQYGLLWGATAKIVQQLLSRVA from the coding sequence ATGAATCTACAACACGTGATCAGCCGCTTCAGCCTGGGTGGCTCAACCCTGACACCTGTATCGGGGCAAGGTCAGGAAAGTGCCGTTTTAGTGCCACTGCTTGAGGTGGATGGCGAGGCATCAATGTTGCTTTGCAAGCGCAGTTCTCAACTGCGCAGCCACCCCAGTCAGCTGTGTTTTCCGGGTGGTAAAGTCGAATTGCAGGATGCCTCCGTGATCACCACCGCACTGCGCGAAAGCCAGGAAGAAATCGCCCTTGACCCACAGCAGGTTAACCCAGTTGGCGTATTGCCTTTGCACACCACGTTAACGGGCTTTCGCATCACGCCTGTGCTGGCTGTTTTAGACCGCAATGCCAGCTGGGAAACGCAAAGTGACGAGGTAGAACACGTGTTTACCCTGCCGCTGTCGTTACTTGCACAACAACAGGCCTGGCAACCTGTTCAGACCCAGTTACGCGGCAAAACAGTGACTTTCAATGGCATGATGACTCAGTACGGTCTGCTCTGGGGCGCGACTGCCAAAATAGTTCAACAACTCCTCTCCCGAGTGGCCTGA
- a CDS encoding HD domain-containing protein yields MTINMTEFETACRDFMLTTEFADTAHDLSHILRVVKTAKQLCAAESADLEVVLPAAWLHDCVAVAKNHPDRPIASKLAADRAVAFLSTLDYPKDKLPAVHHAIVAHSFSANVTPDTLEAKVVQDADRMDALGAIGVSRCMKVGGAIARHMYHIDDPFCQNREADDKKYTLDHFYIKLLKIAEQMHTQSAKQEAQRRTEFMHGFLHELGREIGICD; encoded by the coding sequence ATGACAATAAATATGACGGAATTTGAAACGGCATGCCGAGATTTTATGCTCACCACTGAGTTTGCCGACACCGCCCATGATTTATCGCACATCCTGCGTGTGGTTAAAACAGCCAAACAATTGTGTGCCGCGGAAAGCGCTGATCTTGAGGTTGTGCTGCCTGCTGCCTGGTTACACGATTGTGTAGCGGTGGCGAAGAACCATCCGGACAGACCCATAGCCTCTAAACTGGCTGCGGACAGGGCTGTTGCCTTTTTATCGACACTGGATTATCCCAAAGACAAGCTGCCTGCCGTGCACCATGCCATTGTAGCACATAGCTTTAGTGCCAATGTGACGCCTGATACATTGGAGGCCAAGGTAGTCCAGGATGCAGATCGTATGGATGCGTTAGGCGCCATTGGTGTGAGCCGGTGTATGAAAGTAGGCGGCGCCATTGCCAGACACATGTATCATATTGATGACCCATTTTGTCAAAACCGTGAAGCGGATGACAAAAAATATACTTTAGATCATTTCTACATCAAGTTGCTGAAAATCGCTGAGCAAATGCATACTCAGTCTGCAAAGCAAGAAGCTCAGCGGCGCACTGAGTTTATGCATGGGTTTTTGCACGAACTGGGAAGAGAGATTGGGATCTGCGACTAG
- a CDS encoding M48 family metallopeptidase: MSFDYQLSISKRRQSVAIKVTADGVKVFAPYGIDKHWLDAWLKSKSQWVESKKQSVSTQQQRIQAPFDSQQILIFGEQYRFECSQSRSYVDHDTQCVELKTRAQPGSEGARKALFKLLNQTLLSYVTPLLAAYSRQMGSQYQELKIREYKRRWGSLSSNGTLALNSLLVGAPKWVIDYVVVHELAHYHVMTHNQAFWQIVAQHYPDYREAQDYLRQQGVGLQIKK; this comes from the coding sequence ATGTCATTCGATTATCAGTTAAGCATTAGTAAACGCCGTCAGAGCGTTGCGATTAAAGTTACAGCGGATGGCGTTAAAGTCTTCGCGCCTTATGGCATCGATAAGCACTGGCTGGATGCCTGGTTAAAAAGCAAGTCACAGTGGGTTGAAAGCAAAAAACAGTCGGTGTCTACCCAACAACAGCGGATCCAGGCGCCTTTCGACAGTCAGCAAATTCTGATATTTGGTGAGCAGTACAGGTTTGAGTGCTCGCAAAGTCGTTCTTATGTTGACCATGACACACAATGTGTCGAGCTGAAAACCCGTGCGCAACCCGGCTCAGAGGGCGCGCGTAAGGCGCTGTTTAAATTATTAAACCAGACGTTGCTAAGCTATGTTACACCGCTACTGGCAGCGTATTCACGGCAGATGGGCAGCCAATATCAGGAACTTAAGATCAGAGAATATAAACGCCGCTGGGGGAGTTTGTCATCGAATGGCACGCTGGCGCTAAATAGCCTGCTGGTTGGGGCGCCAAAGTGGGTGATTGATTATGTGGTTGTGCATGAGCTGGCACATTATCATGTGATGACACACAATCAGGCCTTTTGGCAAATTGTTGCTCAGCATTATCCGGATTATCGCGAAGCACAAGATTATTTAAGACAGCAAGGTGTCGGGCTTCAGATAAAGAAGTAG
- a CDS encoding VC2046/SO_2500 family protein produces the protein MQIDGILCKEAQLGSALNHSVHEARRGDFALLLSLLSQDALDFSQFDLPHTSPEEPDKSEAALKKALQLGPQKPLAPEQFNMLIGQDNGFLVNDGDLVSLRLKECLQPEPYAIRNDKKHIPLHIVDNLEPAVRQKLEKTRNPQMLVDNKDIDAAGFYDQLAGGEMQSMLQVAV, from the coding sequence ATGCAGATAGATGGCATTTTGTGCAAAGAAGCTCAGCTGGGCAGTGCACTTAATCACAGCGTTCATGAAGCAAGGCGCGGTGATTTTGCGTTGCTTTTGTCTTTGCTGTCTCAGGATGCGCTGGATTTTAGCCAGTTTGACCTGCCTCACACGTCACCAGAGGAACCCGATAAATCTGAAGCTGCTCTAAAAAAGGCGTTGCAGCTTGGTCCACAGAAGCCACTTGCGCCCGAACAATTCAATATGTTGATAGGCCAGGATAACGGCTTTTTGGTTAACGATGGTGATTTGGTCAGCCTGCGCCTTAAAGAATGTTTGCAGCCAGAACCTTATGCGATACGCAACGATAAGAAGCATATCCCCCTGCACATAGTGGATAATCTTGAACCCGCAGTGAGACAAAAACTAGAAAAAACCAGAAACCCTCAAATGCTGGTAGATAATAAAGACATAGATGCAGCAGGGTTTTATGATCAGCTGGCTGGCGGTGAAATGCAATCTATGTTGCAGGTCGCTGTATAA
- a CDS encoding L-serine ammonia-lyase gives MISAFDMFSIGIGPSSSHTVGPMRASRLFVKDLQDNNIIDQITSVKVELFGSLGQTGIGHGSGKAVILGLAGYDPESVDADQVPQILDTIEREQVIYLDKTHKVAFPKQGAIVFHRRKTLPKHSNAMELQAYAGSELVHSQVYYSIGGGFIVTDEQFDAEKQAALDIREQNPAPYPFENAQQLLEMCKETGLSVSSLMMHNEKTLRSEQEIKSELFHIWEVMKACTERGMRTEGILPGGLKVKRRAPSLYLKLNVENSNDPLRAMDWVDLFALAVNEENAAGGRVVTAPTNGAAGILPAVLMYYHTFIKEVDAEIATRYLLTAAAIGILYKKNASISGAEVGCQGEVGVACSMAAGALTEIMGGNVVHVENAAEIGMEHNLGLTCDPVGGLVQVPCIERNAMGAVKAINASRLAMRGSGEQKVSLDKVIKTMLDTGNDMKTKYKETARGGLAVNIIEC, from the coding sequence ATGATTAGTGCATTTGATATGTTCAGTATTGGTATTGGGCCTTCATCTTCCCATACTGTCGGACCTATGCGTGCTTCGCGCCTGTTTGTAAAAGACCTGCAGGACAACAACATAATTGATCAAATCACATCAGTGAAAGTAGAGCTATTTGGCTCACTGGGCCAGACTGGCATCGGCCATGGCTCAGGTAAAGCAGTTATCCTGGGTCTGGCAGGATACGATCCCGAATCAGTAGATGCGGATCAAGTGCCCCAGATCCTGGACACCATTGAGCGTGAGCAAGTAATTTATCTGGACAAGACCCACAAAGTCGCTTTTCCTAAGCAAGGCGCCATTGTTTTTCATCGCCGTAAAACCCTGCCGAAACACTCCAATGCAATGGAGCTACAGGCATACGCGGGCAGTGAGTTAGTGCACAGCCAGGTCTATTACTCGATAGGCGGCGGCTTTATAGTCACAGATGAGCAGTTTGATGCAGAAAAACAAGCTGCGCTGGATATACGTGAGCAAAATCCGGCCCCTTACCCTTTTGAAAATGCGCAGCAATTGCTGGAAATGTGTAAAGAAACAGGCCTGAGCGTATCGTCATTGATGATGCACAATGAGAAAACACTGCGCAGTGAGCAGGAAATAAAATCTGAGCTATTCCATATCTGGGAAGTAATGAAAGCCTGCACAGAACGTGGCATGCGCACCGAAGGCATTTTACCCGGTGGCTTAAAAGTAAAACGTCGTGCACCTAGTCTGTACTTAAAGCTCAATGTTGAGAACAGCAATGATCCGCTGCGAGCCATGGACTGGGTTGACCTGTTCGCACTGGCCGTAAATGAAGAAAATGCAGCAGGTGGCCGTGTCGTCACAGCGCCAACCAATGGTGCAGCCGGGATCCTGCCTGCTGTGCTTATGTATTACCATACATTCATCAAAGAAGTGGACGCTGAAATTGCCACGCGTTACCTATTGACTGCAGCCGCGATAGGCATTCTGTATAAGAAAAACGCTTCTATCTCTGGGGCCGAAGTAGGCTGTCAGGGTGAGGTGGGTGTGGCCTGCTCAATGGCAGCAGGGGCGCTTACCGAGATCATGGGTGGTAACGTGGTCCATGTGGAAAATGCCGCTGAAATTGGCATGGAGCACAACCTGGGGCTGACGTGTGATCCCGTTGGCGGACTGGTGCAGGTGCCTTGCATTGAACGCAACGCCATGGGTGCAGTAAAAGCCATCAACGCTTCGCGCCTCGCCATGCGTGGCAGTGGTGAACAGAAAGTCTCTTTAGATAAGGTGATCAAAACCATGCTCGACACGGGTAATGACATGAAAACCAAATACAAAGAAACGGCACGTGGTGGACTGGCGGTTAATATTATCGAGTGTTAA
- a CDS encoding YchJ family protein translates to MCYCGSEIEAHACCLPFIEGHKQPESAEQLMRSRYSAYCLKDTRYIHDTYAQSKRAQNSEASIKAFAEQVAFIGLEVIECSESSDYHFVEFKATYLDGGVCVTMHERSRFIKEADLWRYLDGELYPCPEKKISRNDPCPCQSGKKFKKCHG, encoded by the coding sequence ATGTGTTATTGCGGTTCTGAAATTGAAGCACATGCGTGCTGCCTGCCTTTTATAGAAGGTCATAAACAGCCTGAAAGTGCTGAGCAGCTAATGCGCTCACGGTATAGTGCTTATTGCCTCAAAGACACAAGGTATATACACGATACTTATGCACAGAGTAAACGTGCACAAAACAGTGAAGCCAGTATCAAAGCATTTGCCGAGCAGGTCGCCTTTATCGGATTAGAGGTTATCGAGTGCAGCGAGTCGTCCGATTATCACTTTGTGGAGTTTAAAGCAACTTATCTGGATGGTGGTGTGTGCGTCACCATGCATGAGCGCTCCCGATTTATCAAAGAAGCTGATTTGTGGCGTTATCTGGACGGCGAGCTTTACCCCTGCCCTGAGAAAAAAATCAGCAGGAATGATCCCTGTCCCTGCCAAAGTGGGAAGAAATTCAAAAAATGCCATGGCTAA
- a CDS encoding ion channel — MNNKPLCQYESPDGHQCQEIDMGSGYCFWHDSKFDKSGLELTQKLERYAKRGGLLQGLELKRANLEGLNLVKFDHHEGYDLSYSNFYRANLQGAHLFNNTIKHASLMKADLRDANLHCCKLENTNLLGMKLDKTRIDNLYLGDKLLQEKQAHEALKQQDLDEANDLFLQSEEIYRLLRKGAEQQGLFEMAGKYTYSELRMRHAQYPKFSKRRLVSSFVDMLCGYGEKPENVIRFSLGMIIACAICYFLFGINYNDGLIQFSSQASWSDNLSTLLNCIYFSVVTFTTLGYGDITPTGITRLVATVEAFTGSFSLALFVVVFVKRMTR, encoded by the coding sequence ATGAACAACAAACCACTTTGCCAATATGAATCACCCGATGGCCATCAATGCCAGGAAATAGACATGGGTTCTGGCTACTGCTTTTGGCATGATAGCAAATTTGACAAAAGCGGTCTGGAGTTAACACAAAAACTGGAGCGCTATGCCAAGCGAGGTGGCCTTCTACAGGGGTTGGAATTAAAACGGGCTAATCTTGAGGGCCTTAATCTGGTTAAGTTTGACCACCACGAAGGCTACGATCTGTCATACAGCAACTTTTATCGCGCCAACTTGCAAGGTGCTCACCTGTTCAACAATACCATCAAGCATGCGTCGCTGATGAAAGCGGATTTACGTGACGCCAACCTGCACTGTTGCAAGCTTGAAAATACCAACCTGTTGGGTATGAAACTCGATAAAACCCGCATCGACAACCTCTACCTCGGTGATAAATTGTTGCAGGAAAAACAAGCCCATGAAGCCCTTAAGCAACAAGACCTGGATGAGGCAAATGATCTGTTTCTACAATCCGAAGAAATCTACCGCTTGCTAAGAAAGGGGGCCGAACAGCAGGGTCTGTTTGAGATGGCCGGGAAATATACCTACAGTGAACTGCGCATGCGCCACGCGCAGTATCCCAAGTTTTCCAAGCGCCGCCTGGTATCCTCTTTTGTTGACATGTTATGTGGTTACGGCGAGAAACCCGAAAATGTCATCCGCTTCAGTTTAGGCATGATCATCGCCTGCGCTATCTGCTACTTCCTGTTCGGGATCAATTACAATGACGGGCTCATTCAGTTTTCCAGCCAGGCCTCCTGGTCGGACAATCTAAGCACTTTACTCAATTGCATTTATTTCAGTGTGGTCACCTTTACAACGCTTGGTTATGGCGACATAACGCCAACCGGCATCACCCGACTGGTGGCAACGGTTGAGGCGTTTACCGGTAGCTTTTCGCTGGCGTTGTTCGTCGTTGTCTTTGTAAAACGTATGACGCGCTAG
- a CDS encoding tetratricopeptide repeat protein, translating into MKKNQLAVANGNDLEQQLLNVLEFVTATPDSENRWPTDTDSKAAYKKGLYYLKNKQYPLAAKWLRLAAMSGDNKAQFYLGMLFIKGQGVPKSVFHGIAWLSLAQSQGNQAAAGTLEQVRTHLTAKRFIDAQCYAATLYEQIHQMMHFNQDADK; encoded by the coding sequence ATGAAAAAGAACCAATTAGCAGTTGCAAACGGCAATGACTTGGAACAACAGCTTCTCAATGTACTGGAGTTTGTCACCGCAACACCAGACTCCGAAAACCGCTGGCCAACAGATACGGATAGCAAAGCCGCCTATAAAAAAGGGCTTTATTATCTGAAGAATAAACAATATCCGCTCGCCGCGAAGTGGTTGCGCCTGGCTGCCATGTCGGGAGATAACAAAGCACAGTTTTACCTTGGCATGCTGTTTATTAAAGGCCAGGGCGTACCAAAGAGTGTATTTCATGGCATTGCATGGCTATCACTTGCGCAAAGTCAGGGTAATCAGGCAGCCGCTGGCACACTGGAGCAAGTGCGTACGCACCTGACGGCAAAACGCTTTATTGACGCCCAGTGTTATGCCGCAACCCTGTATGAGCAAATTCACCAAATGATGCATTTTAATCAGGACGCTGACAAATAA